A window of Carassius carassius chromosome 48, fCarCar2.1, whole genome shotgun sequence genomic DNA:
ATGCATAAGTTTAAAACGGTCATGGAGATTATAgctacaaataataatttaatttctacACTTATCTATCCATCTCTACCTACATATCGATCCATCTGCATGTCTGTTTAAAAATGTCTCTCTatctagatttatatatatataaatcaatcaaTCTGTCTAGAtccatctatctctctatctatccatCTCTCCATCTATCTATAGGGTAGTGACATTATTCAAGTAGACTTGACTCATTTCATCTTTGTGGACTGTGAGGTGCTGGTACACAGTGAAATGCCTCAACACCCAAAAACAAGACCTGCAAATTAAGACAAACACCCGGAGAAAATGTGAAGGCCTGAAATACAGCCATAAAAGTCGAGGAGTCTCTCGCCAATCTCATAAACTCGAGAGCTTCACGTATTTTCACAGGCCTTTAAATCAGTTTACACCATCAAGCCcagtgaaaattatttaaatggtcTGAGCTTTTTATGTTTTCAAGAACATGCCCGGATTAAATTTCActgcaaaatcataaaaaaaaaaaaaaaaatttaagtgtgaaaatatatgaataattatatatatatacttttttcccCTTTCGACTTTGTGGTGAAACATATGTCAGACAGGTTTTCATGAAATTTGCCTTATTACAACTTGTTGTCATTTCCTCTAGGTGTGTAGCTGTAGCACAGTCAGCACAGCAAGCATTGTGGGAGAGCCAGGGAAAGTGGCAGCGCTGGGCCTTAACTTACCTTTTCTCTACACCCGAGTGACTGTTCTGACCATGAGCTCAATATTTAcaggaaaacaagacagaaaataTCCAACTCACCTCCTGCAGCGCCCCCTGCCAGACCGGCGCTGGAGAAACTGCTGAGCGCCAAATGTCCGTTGACCAACCGAGGAGCTCCGCTGGTAGTTGGTCCAGATGTCTGAGCTCCAAATAAGGACTGGAGAACTGAAGCCCCACTCAGGGGGAAGTACTGTCCTACTGAGGAGGCGGAGGAAACTGCAGAGGTCCCACCCACTTTCCCAGTCAAGATGCCTCCACTGGCCGCAGCGGATATAAAGAGGTTCTGGCTGGCTAATCCACTTATAGATTTCAGGTCCCACTCCCGCAATTTATGTTTCTGCAGCGGTCGCTCCAATGTGTTGACGACCGAGCGCCCACTGCCATCTTGAATGAGGAAGAGGTTTGAGTTCCCGTAAGACTCACGCTCACGTTCACGTTCCCCTCTCTTCTGTGGTTTCTGGTCAGAGTCAGAGTCTGTACCACCTCGGGAAGCCCCCATACCGAATGGCGAGCCACCCTGGCGGTGATCCGGAGGAGTTGGCTTGGGGTCAGAGATTGGGGAGAAGGTGGATTTCCACTTGCCGGTTCCGGAGGAAGATGATACCTCACTGCTCACGCTACTGGCACCTGATTTACGTCCTTGCAAACCTGTAAAATGCCATTTTCTATGACAAACAGCTAGTGGAGTCAGAACCTTAAATGTCCATAAGCCAAAATGCACTGGACTCACCCCTTTCCATATCTCTGATAGGTCCATCTCGATCTAAGGAAATGGTGGCGATTTTCCGCTCAATTCTGAAAGGGAAAACAGTCGATCCATCAAAACAATCAACCATATTTTTGATGATCTGCAAAGTTTAAACACGAATGAACTGGATTTGAAAGAAAAGAGCTACTACCGGCTTGAACTAGAGGTGTCCGGGGCATAAATGGTGCCCTCTTCATCTGAACTAGGGGTGGAGGAATAACGACCTGTGTTGTTGAGCTCCAGGGGACGCTCTCTTTTAAGCACAGGAGGCTGATCTAGATCTGTCCCGCATGGGCTTCGACCTGACTGCTCCGGGGAAGAGATGGCGGAGATCTCCAAAGGCTGGTTTATGTTGTTCACCTggaaaaataacaaacattttgGGTCTGATTTAAGGCCAACCGTGAGTTTTAACAATACTAACAGCCTCCATTTTTAGTCTGCTCACCATTGAATTGATATTAAGTGGTGATCCTGAAGAATGGCTTGAGCAGCCAAGTCCTGGAAATGCCCTTCTTTTGGGGGATCCACTAATGGGAATGGCTCCAGAGGAGCTGCGCTTTCGCCGCCCTCGTTTCCGCCCCTCTTGGCTGTGGGAGCTCGgagagtgatgatgatgatgatggtggtgatgatgatgcttACTGTGATGATGGTGACCCTGCTTTACCGACCCGTGGTGGAGCCTTGAGCCTCCCGTGGAGGACGAagatgaggaggaagaagaggatgaggagaAAAAGATACGCCTACGAGCTTCGCTGTCCAAGGGCTCCGTGTCAGATTCGGGGCCCTGGCGGTCATGGCCATCCTCGGGTGGAAGCCTCGGTGGGCCGTCGGCATACTGCAGCACGCCCCCAGTGCCCAGTGCAGGACTGAGGCCAGAGCAGCGAGGCTGGAGGCCCATGATGGGAGTGCTGTGAGGAAGAGGGGAGGCAGCGTCACAGTCTTGGTCCTCGGTCAGCATGGCGGTGTGAGAGCCATTCACCAATCCTGAGCTGGAGGAGTACcctaagaggaagcagattttgCATTTAGTATAGTACTCAATAGGTGTGTAACGATATGCTTGGGTCACGATACGGTACATATCTCGATACTGGGTTCACGGTATGATAAATATCACAATATTttgaacaaaatatacaaaaagaaaCTCAAATTCAAATAACAGattgatttcaaaaacattaacaaatttcAATAACTTTATTTGTTGTACATACAAGATCACATTTCAAGGTTTAATAAAAACCTTTATTCAAATTAACAACTGAATAGGTCCGTCTGTCACTGAAAACAATTGTTAAATTTAACAAACTTAGAATTAAGAAACCTAAGACAGAATttaaagcagtaaaaaaaaaaaattaagttcaaTTAAGTTCAACTTAAAACTATGGTTGGTTTATGTTACGTAGAggattttttgcaaaaaaaaaacccccCCGCCTTATCTACATTCTTAGTCAGAAGCAGGGATCTTTGAGCATTCACAATATAAAGATGGGGCAACGATCGAAATCTGGGGTCCAGTGCAGTACTCTCTAGCagataatcctgaaaaaatactGTGTATCTGTCTAAGAGGTTTTGTAGGATGGCTGTTTTCATGTTAGCTATAGTTGTGGAGTCCTTCTCATCCAGTGTTATGCTCTGCTTGATCATGGATTTCAAGAGCATAATGTGTGACAGGGTGGTGCTCTTTTCACCAGACAGGACACTAGTGgcttttttttaaaggttaaagAAGGTTTACTATTTCTTCTGAATCAGTGATGTCGTTGCTCTCCAGAGTATCAAGGTGACAGGCATTTTTGCGCACCTTTGTGCTCAAGAGCGCTGTAGTTATAGCCGCTTGTTGCTCGAGATAGCGTTCCAGCATATCCATGGAGCTGTTCCAATGTGTTACCACATCCACGATAAGCTTATGTGATGCGATCTCAAGCATCTTTTGCTTTTCCGTCAGTATAGCTGTTGTTGTGGCATTGTGGTGAAAGAAAGCCACGACATTTCGAAAGTGACTGATGCAAGAAACATTTAAACCTGCTTGCAGTTCAAGATTCACGGTGTGCTCGAAACACTTAATATGCGGTGGACAACCCAGCTTCTCTCACTGCCACCTCCATGTTGCGTGAGTTGTCAGTAACAACAGCATTACTATGAGGAGCCTTTTCAAGCTCCCACTCCTATATAGCCTCTTTTAAAACTCCAGCTATGTTAGTTCCAGTGTGTGACTCAAAAAGCGGGTGAGTCTGAAGTACGAAACTTTTCATTTCCCACTCCGTGGTAATAACATGCGCCGTGTATGTAAAATAGCTCTGACAAGCCAACAAACGAAGTCCACCAATCAGTTGCCTCTGCTTTTTTCAGACCGCCGAGCACCTTTACTTTAGCTTCACAGTAAAGGGCTGGAACTACCTCTTGACTGAAGCATGGGCGTGACTGAATATGATACCTGTGCTCCAGTACCCGGACCAATTCGAGAAATCCAACATTGTCGACCATAGAAAATGGTCTCATGTCTTTTGCAATAAAAACTCAAATTCACCTGGTTATTTCTTGAGCTTTCACACTTAAATGAGACCATGTTGCAGCAAAATTGCGTTGTATAGACCATGTCAAAGACTTAAACAATAACAAAGGTGTTGGAACGCTACTGCGAATGTCTGGTCCTGAAGCATTTCCAGTAGCACTATTTTTTAAATCTCAGACCTGTCAAAACAATCGAGTACTTTTAAGTCTATTGAAAACGCAACATTTgcggtatttaaaaaaattaaataatttttattttgaagaataaaagaacagcatttatttaaaatggaaattattTGTATCaacatgcactactgttcaaaagtttggggtcagttttttatatttttatagtattaacacattcattcagcaaggatgttaaattgattaaaaaaaaagtcattaagaCATTTCAGATTTCTATATTTGGAAAATCCCTGCCAGTATTCAATCATTCCTGTATAACGTATCACAGgttccagaaaaaaaatattccaacGTTTCCAACGCTGACAATAACCAAGTATTAAATCAGCACATtaaaatgatctctgaaggatcatgtgacacgtaAGACTGGAGTgaaagctgatgaaaattcacctttgcatcacagaaataaatataaagaatattaatacagaaaaccattattttaatacTTCACAGTATTACTGATTTTGTCTCAATTTGGGATTTTGATTCAATAAAATGgaggcttgatgagcataaaagacttaaaaaagtaaataaataaaacattaaaaatagtaatgtgtccAGATATTTGACCAGCACTGCATATAAACAAAGACATCCTCTCGCTTTCAACTGTTTTCAGCAAATTTATTAACATGTGATCAATATCAAAAGAGGCAGGCTAAGCAGCTTTAAGTACTACATTGCATTTCATCCTCAGGTTCTCAAACACATCTGAATGTTCATATGGTCACCTTTCGGTCTCCCTGTAGCACTGTCTTAGGTGTCTTACATTACAGATGATGGCTTTCCTAAAGtagaaaaacaattaatttaatccACAATATTCATGAATAATACTATTATTGTTTAATACATCAGTACATGTTAGAATTAAGATTAGACAAGCATAATAAGTGATGAAAAATGTTTACCGTTAGCTTTTTTAAACTACTGTGGTTAACCGTTTCACTATTCAACATTCAAGTTTACATTTCTATAACGTGTTACTCACTGCATTTATCTGCTgacaagtagggctgcacgatattgggaaaaaatgacattgcgatatttaatttttctgcgatatatattgcgatatgaaatctaatctaatttttttcttaccaaacaaaaatggggttagcacacttacattctcattttaaatgatttaaacatcgacaccatcgtgtcaattaattaatatgcgcgagggagagagagcaagacagcgctcgtgttgtttgaagacggtgagtgtGCGACCGGGGCTCGCTcgctctcgcgcgctctctctcgctctctctctcacgcacactctctctgAATAActgatcaactacgacagcctacattgcACATCCTAATGCGAACTAATGCGAACTCGTATTTAAGTATAGCCCACTTAACACTTGGCAATAAAACGGAAATAAAAGCTTGGCCTTTTTCACTAAACAAGAATCATACCGCTAGGCGCATATGTAAACAATGACGAAAGCACAATTTTGCATCATACTTGAAGAGCTAacgtaaataaatacaattaatcaaATGGGAAAACAACAACATTTCCTTACCTGAACTCGAAATGTTCACTGTAGATCCAAGAGCTGCAAGTTGCTATTCTGCTTCGCGCTTCACTGCTGCAATCCAGGTGTGTTTCTCGGAAATCTAAACCCTTTAATTTCCAGTGATTTATAAATTAATGTTAGTTCCAGGCCAGAGGGAACACCCAACCACTGAGCAACAAGgatctaatttttattttgacattttaaacagCAGGATTAAATAAATTATCGTAATCCTACTGTGCATTAAATGCCTGCCGCCATTTTTTTGAATGCCCTCAAACACTAACTGGAAATGTCCAAGGAACAAAGACGTCCCTTCCTTAAACCGCCGAATATCCGTTGAAATGGTCTATAGATGTTTTGCCTTTTCACTCTTTTTGTCGCAGGAGTTTGTTGATGTGATGCCGTTTTATATGGCACATCATATTCAAAGTGTTTGATGTTGTGTATGGCAGCCTTGTTTTACAGTGTTTACAGTGTGTTTTGTCAGTACATTTTTTACCGTCGTCCTGTCGCGTGACTGGAAAGCCAAAATTCTGCCAGACGTCGGACTTATAAGAAGATGAAGCATCTTTAATTTCAGTTTCAAGCTTCAACTCGCTATTGGTCTGTTGCAGAGTAGATGACGTCAGCAGCTCAACCAATAGGATTTGACTGCCGTCATGTCGTTAAAGTATCACCACCACTCTATGATTAATATCGTAACATTTTTGCATCACAAAATATCATTACACCCCTCGTACTCAAGTATGTAAACAACATGGATGGATGATGTTAGAGGTACTCAACTCTTTCTGACTCAAAGGCCCCCCAATGTCTACagcaatatgcaaattttttttaacatatggaaaaaaaaatttaaccaatGAATTTACAAGCCTTTTCTGTTTCACTTACAACTTTTAccccataaaaaaagaaaacactttttagGATTTTTGAAAAGGCTTGATTAAATTGTGGTCACTTTTAAACAGAATTActtaattctaaaataaataattttattaccatgcatttagaaaataaatagcaTTATCTACGAGAAATCAAGCAGAACAAAGTAGACTGCGGGACTGTACCTGAGGTAGGCGTGAGAGGTGGCTTGCCATTGCTCTGTCCTGCTGGATTTGAAACTGGACTAGGAGTGCTcctctaccaaaaaaaaaacaaaacttgaataattgcagaAAACGCCATTAAGAGCATATACCGTGACTGCTGCTCACACAGATTCGTACCAGTCTTTCTGCACGGTTCGGCAGCACCACGCTGGCCAGTGGGATGCTGACAGGAAGTTTGCTTGGATGCACAGTGCTGAGGGGGATGCTGATTGGTAGACTGGTTATAGTGTCGCCGGGGGCAGCTGGGCTCTTTTGTGTGGTGGTTGCTAGAATATCAGTTGAACTGGGTGAGGAGCAAGACTGTTTTAATCCCAGAGTTGGAGATGATACAGCACCATTGTCGCACCTGAAAATAGCCGTGAGTGATCAGTGACCAATCAACAAGCACTTAGTCAACTAAATGTGTTAATTTTACTCACCGGTGGATGTTGCCAAGGGCTCTAAATTGATTGGCAGCCGAATCTTGGTTGAGGTGCCTGCGTAGGGCGATCTTGGCAGGAGAAAAGCGGGTGTAGTCAGGCAGGGGTTGCCCTAGCTGCCTGGTTCTTGAGTCTGGGGTGGGCGGCACAATTTCGTGGTCAGGAGATATGGGCAGATAGCGGGTGAGGAGCTCGTTTTTGCCCATTCCACTGCCTCTCTCATAACCCGGCGAGGCCGTACCATTGATGGATAGCTCAGGGCTGAGGCCGTTGAGCCTCACAGAAGCTTGAGGGTTGTGTTTGGGGGTGTTGGAATCCAGTGTTGGCCAGGGATCTGGACCGGGGAGGGCCTTTTGGTAGGGGGACTCCTCACACGGGTTGTAAGACTTGAGCTGCAGGAGCTCCTGCTGCCTCTGGCTCTTCTCTAGTTCAACGATGCTGATCTGCAAAGTAACACCAGGGGGAGCCGTTGATGTAAACATAGACAGAGCCA
This region includes:
- the LOC132131759 gene encoding histone-lysine N-methyltransferase, H3 lysine-79 specific-like isoform X2, translated to MSRPLAVLGRMGEKLELKLKSPVGAEAAGYPWPLPVYDKHHDAAHEIIETIRWVCEEIPDLKLAMENYVLIDYDTKCFESMQRLCDKYNRAIDSIHQLWKGTTQPMKLNKRPSNGLLRHILQQVYNHSVTDPEKLNNYEPFSPEVYGETSFDLVAQIIDEMEMMEEDTFVDLGSGVGQVVLQVAAATNCKHYFGVEKADTPATYAESMDREFKRWMKWYGKKHGEYTLERGDFLSEEWKERIANTSVIFVNNFAFGPEVDHQLKERFANMKEGGKIVSSKPFAPLNFRINSRNLSDIGTIMRVVELSPLRGSVSWTGKPVSYYLHTIDRTILENYFSSLKNPKLREEQEAARRRQPKDSKENKSNTTTPTKPKEHKTQHDSGGEEERSNSLVTVKPSPKPRRAKLLPRGRKLGNRKRGRPKKAAAATAAERKSKKNQSALDLLHAKTLSAAPAQDAYRSPQSPFYQLPPKVQHYTSSQLLMGPTPPDLQALLDNMKVQYLQFMAYMKTPQYRTSLQQALEQEKLRHTELSGQAQQLLSACNAHKERIRDLFQSKLEELGLKAVTVEDLVQAQKEITAHNLQLREQTKQLERDMGELRDQSLVLLKARCEELKLDWGSLCLETLLKEKAALRRQISEKQRHCLELQISIVELEKSQRQQELLQLKSYNPCEESPYQKALPGPDPWPTLDSNTPKHNPQASVRLNGLSPELSINGTASPGYERGSGMGKNELLTRYLPISPDHEIVPPTPDSRTRQLGQPLPDYTRFSPAKIALRRHLNQDSAANQFRALGNIHRCDNGAVSSPTLGLKQSCSSPSSTDILATTTQKSPAAPGDTITSLPISIPLSTVHPSKLPVSIPLASVVLPNRAERLRSTPSPVSNPAGQSNGKPPLTPTSGYSSSSGLVNGSHTAMLTEDQDCDAASPLPHSTPIMGLQPRCSGLSPALGTGGVLQYADGPPRLPPEDGHDRQGPESDTEPLDSEARRRIFFSSSSSSSSSSSSTGGSRLHHGSVKQGHHHHSKHHHHHHHHHHHSPSSHSQEGRKRGRRKRSSSGAIPISGSPKRRAFPGLGCSSHSSGSPLNINSMVNNINQPLEISAISSPEQSGRSPCGTDLDQPPVLKRERPLELNNTGRYSSTPSSDEEGTIYAPDTSSSSRIERKIATISLDRDGPIRDMERGLQGRKSGASSVSSEVSSSSGTGKWKSTFSPISDPKPTPPDHRQGGSPFGMGASRGGTDSDSDQKPQKRGERERERESYGNSNLFLIQDGSGRSVVNTLERPLQKHKLREWDLKSISGLASQNLFISAAASGGILTGKVGGTSAVSSASSVGQYFPLSGASVLQSLFGAQTSGPTTSGAPRLVNGHLALSSFSSAGLAGGAAGGN